The following coding sequences are from one Microbacterium sp. SORGH_AS_0969 window:
- a CDS encoding DUF4097 family beta strand repeat-containing protein, with the protein MEKWIVHPGETRVIDLEDVRELKIGLVGGQIDVIAHDDPSARIEVHGVTVKDLRIEMTDGRLEIDHPQLRWDNFLEVFRNFGAGGPKAEVSVAVPRSVALTLGVVSASALVSGLRTDARLNTVSGDIIVDGLVGDVSANAVSGDVQVRELEGALSANSVSGDVTVTGTVTKASIDTVSGAMLVDSTGPVQSIALNSVNGAATIRLDRGLPANYVSRSVSGRVQIDGLVRSGSGPTNYTGSTGTLAGSFVDVRANTVSGEITVLRRGISGLRPEELAGEEEW; encoded by the coding sequence ATGGAGAAATGGATCGTCCACCCCGGCGAGACGCGCGTCATCGACCTGGAAGACGTACGCGAGCTGAAGATCGGCCTCGTCGGCGGCCAGATCGACGTGATCGCGCACGACGACCCGAGCGCTCGGATCGAGGTGCACGGCGTCACGGTTAAAGACCTCCGCATCGAGATGACCGACGGCCGCCTCGAGATCGACCACCCGCAGCTGCGCTGGGACAACTTCCTCGAGGTGTTCCGCAACTTCGGCGCCGGCGGCCCCAAGGCCGAGGTGAGCGTGGCCGTGCCGCGCTCGGTCGCCCTCACCCTCGGCGTCGTGAGCGCGAGCGCCCTCGTCTCGGGTCTGCGTACCGACGCCCGCCTCAACACGGTGTCCGGCGACATCATCGTCGACGGCCTGGTCGGCGACGTGAGCGCGAACGCGGTCTCGGGCGACGTGCAGGTGCGTGAGCTCGAGGGTGCGCTGAGCGCCAACAGCGTCTCCGGCGACGTCACCGTCACCGGCACCGTGACGAAGGCGTCGATCGACACGGTCTCGGGCGCGATGCTCGTCGACTCCACCGGCCCCGTGCAGTCGATCGCGCTCAACTCCGTCAATGGCGCGGCCACCATCCGCCTCGACCGCGGCCTGCCCGCCAACTACGTCTCCCGCTCGGTGAGCGGGCGCGTGCAGATCGACGGACTCGTCCGCTCGGGCTCGGGTCCCACCAACTACACGGGTTCGACCGGCACGCTCGCCGGATCCTTCGTCGACGTGCGCGCCAACACCGTGTCGGGAGAGATCACGGTGCTGCGCCGCGGCATCTCAGGGCTCCGCCCCGAGGAACTCGCCGGAGAGGAGGAATGGTGA
- a CDS encoding PadR family transcriptional regulator — MSPVFSHGGLRLYILSLLDEAPRHGYDLMQALSDRTGGTYSPSAGTIYPRLAKLEDEGLVTKTVDGRKTVYEITDAGRAEVAARTGDLEGIQADLADSVRLIADEVRGSVRDAMRSLRADLAAASREEREHAETTPADDARSRTREQLHRADAAITEFRGRVRSELRSHVARGGELSASGIDEIEAALRHASEAVARAMRS; from the coding sequence ATGAGCCCGGTCTTCTCGCACGGCGGCCTGCGCCTGTACATCCTGAGCCTTCTCGACGAGGCCCCGCGCCACGGATACGACCTCATGCAGGCCCTGTCCGACCGCACGGGAGGCACCTACTCCCCCTCGGCCGGAACGATCTACCCCCGCCTCGCGAAGCTCGAGGACGAGGGCCTCGTCACGAAGACCGTCGACGGACGCAAGACCGTCTACGAGATCACGGATGCCGGACGCGCCGAGGTCGCGGCCCGCACGGGCGACCTCGAGGGCATCCAGGCCGACCTGGCCGACAGCGTGCGCCTCATCGCCGACGAAGTGCGCGGGAGCGTTCGGGATGCCATGCGGAGCCTCCGCGCCGATCTCGCCGCCGCATCGCGCGAGGAGCGCGAGCACGCCGAGACGACGCCTGCCGACGACGCTCGCTCCCGCACGCGCGAGCAGCTGCACCGCGCGGATGCCGCGATCACCGAGTTCCGTGGACGCGTCCGTTCGGAGTTGCGGTCGCACGTGGCCCGCGGCGGCGAGCTCTCGGCATCCGGAATCGACGAGATCGAGGCGGCGCTGCGTCACGCGTCCGAGGCGGTCGCCCGCGCGATGCGCAGCTGA
- a CDS encoding CrcB family protein, translating to MWRDVVLVAVGGAIGTAARAGLTLALGDDLGPALVPLVNVVGAFAIGVVFGFRARMPESSRAQRAQLFLGTGVLGGFTTYSALAVESADLTQLWWGAATVVVGTAAAWGGVVLGRGRLRSR from the coding sequence ATGTGGCGCGATGTCGTCCTCGTCGCGGTCGGCGGCGCGATCGGCACCGCCGCGCGCGCCGGGCTCACCCTCGCCCTGGGGGACGACCTCGGGCCCGCTCTCGTTCCCCTCGTCAACGTCGTCGGGGCGTTCGCGATCGGCGTCGTGTTCGGTTTCCGAGCCCGGATGCCGGAGTCGTCGCGCGCGCAGCGAGCGCAACTGTTCCTCGGCACCGGGGTCCTCGGCGGCTTCACGACGTACAGCGCGCTCGCCGTCGAGTCCGCCGACCTCACGCAGCTGTGGTGGGGCGCGGCGACGGTGGTCGTGGGGACGGCGGCGGCATGGGGCGGCGTGGTCCTCGGACGCGGGCGTCTTCGGTCGCGCTGA
- a CDS encoding DUF3073 domain-containing protein — translation MGRGRQKAKHTKIARELKYDTYSVNYAALERELGAPEPGEDAYVDKWADEYSDEYEDEKA, via the coding sequence ATGGGGCGTGGCCGTCAGAAGGCGAAGCACACCAAGATCGCCCGTGAGCTGAAGTACGACACCTATTCGGTGAACTACGCAGCGCTCGAGCGCGAACTCGGCGCACCCGAACCGGGTGAAGACGCGTACGTCGACAAGTGGGCGGACGAGTACTCCGACGAGTACGAAGACGAGAAGGCGTAG
- a CDS encoding DNA topoisomerase IB, giving the protein MPRLIRVRPYEDPGFRRVRSGSGYRFVDHTGAPVPEREAERARSLVIPPAWREVWIATQPNAHIQAVGTDEAGRRQYTYHADWSKRQDKGKFARALQLAEALPRARARVTQSLRRSDIDRERVLAVSFRLLDLVAPRVGNARYFVTNGSRGLTTLQRRDATVEGDLIRLSFPAKSGKRADLRVRDAELASLVEELALGRSRAALLSYKRGRRRVPLTPGDVNAYVRSLTGGPFSAKDFRTLRGTILAAEALAKVGATGGKNERKKAEVAAVRATAEALGNTPAVARSSYIDPRVFSLYRKGRTMELGGSKDAAIRRLILGE; this is encoded by the coding sequence ATGCCGCGGCTCATCCGCGTCCGGCCCTACGAGGACCCCGGGTTCCGCCGCGTGCGCTCGGGGTCGGGCTATCGCTTCGTGGACCATACGGGTGCCCCGGTGCCTGAGCGCGAAGCCGAACGCGCGCGGAGCCTCGTCATCCCGCCGGCCTGGCGGGAGGTGTGGATCGCGACACAGCCCAACGCGCACATCCAGGCCGTGGGAACCGACGAGGCCGGGAGGCGCCAGTACACCTATCACGCCGACTGGTCGAAGCGGCAAGACAAGGGGAAGTTCGCCCGTGCCCTTCAACTCGCCGAGGCCCTCCCGCGGGCCCGCGCCCGGGTGACCCAGTCCCTGCGTCGGAGCGACATCGACCGCGAGCGGGTCTTGGCCGTGTCGTTCCGCTTGCTCGATCTGGTCGCGCCGCGCGTCGGGAACGCGCGGTACTTCGTCACGAACGGAAGCCGCGGCCTGACAACTCTCCAACGCAGGGATGCCACGGTCGAGGGCGACCTCATCCGGCTCTCGTTCCCCGCCAAGAGCGGCAAGCGCGCCGACCTTCGTGTCCGCGATGCGGAGTTGGCATCCCTCGTCGAAGAACTCGCGCTCGGCCGCTCGCGCGCCGCGCTGCTCAGCTACAAGCGGGGGCGTCGACGCGTGCCGCTCACCCCGGGGGACGTCAACGCCTACGTGCGCTCCCTCACGGGCGGACCGTTCAGTGCGAAGGACTTCCGGACGCTGCGCGGCACGATCCTCGCGGCCGAGGCGCTCGCGAAGGTCGGGGCCACGGGTGGCAAGAACGAACGCAAGAAGGCCGAGGTCGCGGCGGTTCGTGCGACCGCCGAGGCGCTCGGCAACACGCCCGCGGTGGCGCGGTCGAGCTACATCGACCCGCGCGTCTTCTCGCTGTACCGCAAGGGGCGCACGATGGAACTCGGCGGGTCTAAGGATGCCGCGATCAGGCGGTTGATCCTCGGGGAGTGA
- a CDS encoding Rho termination factor N-terminal domain-containing protein, with protein MPQGRGSNSLKDPELYEELRKQGDSKEKAARISNAAAAQGRGKVGEKGGHAENYEDRTVDELKKRAKELGITGYSGKKKAELIDMLRNH; from the coding sequence ATGCCCCAGGGGCGAGGATCCAACAGTCTGAAAGACCCGGAACTCTACGAGGAACTGCGCAAGCAGGGCGACTCGAAAGAGAAGGCTGCGCGCATCTCGAACGCGGCCGCGGCCCAGGGTCGCGGCAAGGTCGGCGAGAAGGGCGGACACGCCGAGAACTACGAGGACCGGACGGTCGACGAGCTGAAGAAGCGCGCGAAAGAGCTGGGGATCACGGGCTACTCGGGCAAGAAGAAGGCGGAGCTGATCGACATGCTCCGCAACCACTGA
- a CDS encoding universal stress protein, with protein sequence MSDHEPSAVASGAVIAGVVPGQSPRVVHEAARYAVLAGVELIVAHVDTTRFVAFEDPDGYVNSATLDVAGEVAHAALTEVEKEAATALAGNPVTWSVRQLIGDPALSLIQLADEVGASLLVVGTRKRGLGESLREFLTGSVAARLSHRQHRPVLVVPLGEPVGAHEELPWE encoded by the coding sequence ATGAGCGACCACGAGCCGTCGGCTGTGGCATCCGGAGCCGTCATCGCGGGGGTCGTACCCGGGCAGTCGCCCCGCGTCGTGCACGAAGCCGCGCGGTACGCCGTACTGGCGGGCGTCGAACTGATCGTGGCGCACGTCGACACCACGCGGTTCGTCGCCTTCGAGGATCCGGACGGGTACGTCAACTCGGCGACGCTCGACGTCGCGGGCGAGGTGGCGCACGCCGCGCTCACCGAGGTCGAGAAGGAGGCGGCGACCGCCCTGGCGGGGAACCCCGTGACGTGGTCGGTGCGGCAGCTGATCGGCGATCCCGCGCTGTCGCTGATCCAGCTCGCCGACGAGGTGGGTGCATCGTTGCTCGTCGTCGGCACCCGCAAGCGCGGACTGGGCGAGTCGCTCCGCGAGTTCCTGACCGGGTCGGTCGCCGCCCGGCTCTCTCACCGGCAGCACCGGCCGGTGCTGGTCGTTCCGCTGGGAGAGCCGGTCGGCGCCCACGAGGAGCTGCCCTGGGAGTGA
- a CDS encoding transporter substrate-binding domain-containing protein has product MPRSRPAAVVAAALSVLLLAGCGIRIPADPQGTLDRVEGGVLHAGVSPNGDFVRIDGDRPSGSEVDALTDFAASMDAEVDWTVGSEEALVRGLENGDLDVVAGGVTDETPWTERAGMTRPYGEVTLDDGSTAKFVMLVPLGENAFVSRLETFLTDEAATEGVG; this is encoded by the coding sequence ATGCCCAGATCGAGACCCGCGGCCGTCGTCGCCGCGGCCCTGAGCGTCCTCTTGCTCGCGGGTTGCGGCATCCGGATCCCGGCCGACCCGCAGGGCACCCTCGACCGCGTCGAGGGGGGAGTCCTGCACGCCGGCGTCTCCCCCAACGGCGACTTCGTACGCATCGACGGCGACCGTCCGAGCGGGAGCGAGGTCGACGCCCTCACCGACTTCGCCGCCTCGATGGATGCCGAGGTCGACTGGACCGTCGGCTCCGAGGAGGCGCTCGTCCGCGGCCTCGAGAACGGCGATCTCGACGTCGTCGCCGGCGGCGTGACCGACGAGACCCCGTGGACGGAGCGGGCCGGGATGACGCGTCCCTACGGCGAAGTCACCCTCGACGATGGGTCGACCGCGAAGTTCGTCATGCTCGTCCCGCTCGGCGAGAACGCTTTCGTCTCGCGGCTCGAGACCTTCTTGACCGACGAAGCCGCCACCGAGGGAGTCGGCTGA
- the crcB gene encoding fluoride efflux transporter CrcB: MTPLVFAAVALAGGIGAAARYLLDVAIRRRTGESFPWGILVVNLSGALVLGILSRLPADEAWRWIVGTGLLGGYTTFSAVAVATALFAEEGRTRTATVYALASFVGSVLAALAGLAIGSLV, translated from the coding sequence GTGACCCCGCTCGTCTTCGCCGCCGTCGCCCTCGCGGGCGGAATCGGTGCGGCGGCGCGGTACCTGCTCGACGTGGCGATCCGCCGCCGGACGGGCGAGAGCTTCCCGTGGGGCATCCTCGTGGTCAACCTCTCGGGGGCGCTGGTGCTCGGCATCCTGAGTCGCCTTCCCGCGGACGAGGCGTGGAGGTGGATCGTGGGGACGGGGCTGCTCGGCGGCTACACGACCTTCAGCGCTGTCGCGGTGGCGACCGCGCTGTTCGCCGAGGAGGGGCGGACGCGGACGGCGACGGTCTACGCCCTCGCCTCGTTCGTGGGGTCGGTTCTCGCCGCCCTCGCCGGGTTGGCCATCGGTTCGCTGGTCTGA
- the purF gene encoding amidophosphoribosyltransferase, with product MCGIVGMAGQGPVNQEIYDALLLLQHRGQDSTGMATAESSGVFHIHKARGQVREAFRTRDMRALLGDIGLGHVRYATKGTASSEEEAQPFYVNAPYGIVLVHNGNLTNTRELTSELFHKDRRHLNTSSDTELLVNILGSELQSEITGPDLDPAQVFRAVGRVHERVEGSYASIALIAGYGLLAFRDPFGIRPLILGKRPAPEVPGGEPRDEWIVASESLVLENAGFEVVRDVEPGEAVFISLDGTLHAQQCAEKTMLAPCSFEYVYLARPDSVMNGVSVYETRLRMGERLADTVAKYTPAGSIDVVMPIPDSARPAAMQVARKLGIEYREGFYKNRYVGRTFIMPGQAVRKKSVRQKLNAMSTEFQGKNVLLVDDSIVRGTTSREIIQMARDAGAKSVTFASAAPPVRYPHVYGINMPSRHELVAHGRTIPEIAEELGCDYLVYQEVDDLKAAIMEGTDLVDLDMSCFDGRYVTGTVSEEYLAWVEGSQES from the coding sequence ATGTGCGGCATCGTCGGCATGGCCGGGCAGGGCCCGGTCAACCAGGAGATCTACGACGCGCTCCTCCTTCTCCAGCACCGGGGACAGGACTCAACGGGCATGGCCACGGCCGAGTCCAGCGGCGTCTTCCACATCCACAAGGCCCGCGGCCAGGTGCGTGAGGCGTTCCGCACCCGCGACATGCGCGCCCTCCTCGGCGACATCGGTCTCGGCCACGTGCGCTACGCCACGAAGGGCACGGCCTCCAGCGAAGAAGAGGCGCAGCCCTTCTACGTCAACGCCCCCTACGGCATCGTCCTGGTGCACAACGGCAACCTCACCAACACCCGCGAGCTCACGAGCGAGCTGTTCCACAAGGACCGCCGGCACCTGAACACCAGCTCCGACACCGAGCTGCTGGTGAACATCCTCGGCTCGGAGCTGCAGTCCGAGATCACCGGCCCCGACCTCGACCCCGCTCAGGTCTTCCGCGCGGTCGGTCGTGTGCACGAGCGCGTCGAGGGCTCCTACGCCTCGATCGCCCTCATCGCCGGCTACGGTCTGCTCGCGTTCCGCGACCCGTTCGGCATCCGTCCGCTCATCCTCGGCAAGCGCCCCGCGCCCGAGGTACCCGGGGGTGAGCCGCGCGACGAGTGGATCGTGGCATCCGAGTCGCTCGTGCTCGAGAATGCCGGCTTCGAGGTCGTCCGCGACGTCGAGCCCGGAGAGGCCGTCTTCATCAGCCTCGACGGCACCCTCCACGCCCAGCAGTGCGCCGAGAAGACGATGCTCGCGCCGTGCTCGTTCGAGTACGTCTACCTCGCGCGTCCGGACTCGGTCATGAACGGCGTCTCGGTGTACGAGACGCGCTTGCGCATGGGCGAGCGCCTGGCCGACACCGTCGCGAAGTACACCCCCGCCGGGTCCATCGACGTGGTGATGCCCATCCCCGACTCGGCGCGACCGGCGGCGATGCAGGTCGCCCGCAAGCTCGGCATCGAGTACCGCGAGGGCTTCTACAAGAACCGCTACGTCGGCCGGACGTTCATCATGCCCGGGCAGGCCGTGCGCAAGAAGAGCGTGCGCCAGAAGCTCAACGCCATGTCGACCGAGTTCCAGGGCAAGAACGTGCTGCTCGTCGACGACTCGATCGTGCGCGGCACCACGAGCCGCGAGATCATCCAGATGGCTCGGGATGCCGGAGCCAAGAGCGTCACCTTCGCCTCTGCCGCTCCTCCCGTGCGCTACCCGCACGTGTACGGCATCAACATGCCCTCGCGGCACGAGCTCGTCGCCCACGGCCGGACGATCCCCGAGATCGCCGAGGAGCTGGGCTGCGACTACCTCGTCTACCAGGAGGTCGACGACCTCAAGGCGGCGATCATGGAGGGCACCGACCTGGTCGACCTCGACATGAGCTGCTTCGACGGTCGCTACGTCACCGGCACCGTGTCGGAGGAGTACCTGGCCTGGGTCGAGGGCAGCCAGGAGTCTTGA
- a CDS encoding CynX/NimT family MFS transporter, with the protein MTPRRAGTVALAAAAIVLLALTLRIAVASLSPLLIVIERDFPLPAAVVGLIGMAPPVAFAISGFVTPAIERRVGLERLVLLAAVVAAVMLGMRAIAVDAITLLAATAGIFAAVGVANVLLPAVVKKYFPTRIGLMTTIYTTTMAVATFMPPLVAVPLAESVGWRGSFTLWAGVAVAAVVPWVAMSLRARAARADIIEQPKTSVLSRVIRVPQTWALAATFGVNSSVAYGLFAWLPPLVMGVAGVDAAEAGRLLALFSFMGLPVSLVVPLLVVRARSVAPFYVVAVVGGLAGVAGLLFAPAAATTLWVVLIGIPPLMFPMALVLFGLRTRSHDTAVALSGFVQSVGYGIAALMPLAIGVTHEVTGGWTAGLIVLGVVIACVIPAGIVVSRGETIEGAWERRYGTAW; encoded by the coding sequence TTGACTCCGCGCCGCGCGGGGACCGTCGCGCTCGCCGCGGCAGCGATCGTCCTGCTCGCGTTGACGTTGCGCATCGCCGTCGCCTCGCTGTCGCCGCTCCTGATCGTCATCGAGCGCGATTTCCCCCTCCCGGCCGCCGTCGTCGGCCTCATCGGCATGGCGCCCCCCGTCGCCTTCGCGATCTCAGGCTTCGTGACTCCCGCGATCGAGCGACGCGTCGGTCTCGAACGGCTCGTGCTCCTCGCGGCGGTCGTCGCGGCGGTCATGCTGGGGATGCGCGCGATCGCCGTCGATGCGATCACCTTGCTCGCCGCGACCGCCGGGATCTTCGCGGCGGTCGGCGTCGCCAATGTGCTGCTGCCCGCCGTGGTGAAGAAGTACTTCCCCACTCGCATCGGCCTGATGACGACGATCTACACGACCACCATGGCGGTCGCCACCTTTATGCCGCCGCTGGTCGCCGTGCCGCTCGCCGAGAGCGTCGGATGGCGCGGCTCGTTCACGCTCTGGGCGGGTGTCGCCGTGGCCGCGGTGGTGCCGTGGGTCGCGATGAGCCTGCGCGCCCGGGCGGCGCGCGCCGACATCATCGAGCAGCCGAAGACCTCCGTGCTGTCGCGTGTGATCCGCGTGCCGCAGACGTGGGCGCTGGCGGCGACGTTCGGGGTGAACTCGTCCGTCGCCTACGGACTCTTCGCGTGGTTGCCGCCGCTGGTGATGGGCGTCGCCGGGGTGGACGCCGCCGAGGCCGGCCGGTTGCTCGCCCTGTTTTCGTTCATGGGCTTGCCGGTCTCGCTCGTCGTTCCGCTCTTGGTCGTGCGGGCGCGGAGTGTCGCCCCGTTCTACGTCGTCGCCGTGGTCGGCGGTCTCGCCGGGGTGGCGGGGCTGCTCTTCGCCCCCGCGGCCGCGACGACGCTGTGGGTGGTGCTGATCGGCATCCCGCCCCTGATGTTCCCCATGGCGCTCGTGCTCTTCGGCCTGCGCACGCGGTCGCACGACACCGCGGTCGCGCTGAGCGGGTTCGTCCAGAGCGTCGGCTACGGCATCGCCGCGCTCATGCCGCTCGCCATCGGCGTCACCCACGAGGTGACCGGCGGATGGACGGCCGGTCTGATCGTGCTCGGCGTTGTCATCGCGTGCGTGATCCCCGCGGGAATCGTCGTCTCACGCGGAGAGACGATCGAGGGAGCCTGGGAGCGCCGCTACGGCACCGCCTGGTGA
- a CDS encoding efflux RND transporter permease subunit produces MSYLAVLSLKNRALIALVTIVAAIFGGLALTSLKQELIPSIQFPQLAVVTTYPGASPEVVEADVSTPIENAIRGVDGLESTTATSTTNSSIVSASFTYGTDLASAQQKILAAIARIKDQLPESADTTVASASIDDFPVIQLAVTGFSDAEAVQSTLQTSIIPDLEDVEGVNGAQIVGGTGQRVTITPDAGKLAERGYTQQSITDALDANGVLFPGGSITEGDQTLTVQTGAKLTSVDEIAALPLVPSDAAQFRAGATTIADVAGVALGADPTTTLSRVDGKPALTIAVTKLPAANTVDVSRGVLAALPGLESTLGDGATFTVVFDQAPFVEQSIEALAQEGLLGLVFAVVVILIFLMSVRSTLVTAISIPTSVLITFVGLQAFGYSLNILTLGALTIAIGRVVDDSIVVIENIKRHYVGDAEKIPTIVRAVREVAAAITASTITSVAVFLPIAFVGDVTGELFRPFSLTVTIAMAASLLVSLTIVPVLASWFLKPGKVIRDAEGNPIDPEAADAPPSRLQKGYVPILRWTLKHSWVTLTVAVLVLGGTLAAVPLLKTDFLGDSGQNTFTVTQKIGSAPSLDAEDAAAQKVEAVLLDTPGVETVQTSIGSSGSALRDAFSGGGSGITYSITSQAGVDQVDLRERVRTELEGITDAGEIEVAASGGGLGSTDITVDVTAADGQSLQEANDAVVAGLQGKDGIGQVTSSLSASLPFVSVRVDRAAAAERGLSERTVGALVSNTMQPRQAGTVEINGRGVTVYVAAENPPATVDALRALEIPSAGGTVRLDEIATVEQSQTPPSITTARGLRTATVTVTPTTDDLGSSSSSVNAALADVQLPEGATAKVGGAVTDQQDAFGQLGLALLAAILIVYVVMVATFKSLRQPLELLVSVPFAATGAILLLLVTGVPLGVAGMIGALMLVGIVVTNAIVLIDLVNQYRARGLSVHDATIVGGSRRLRPILMTALAAIFALVPMALGITGHGGFISQPLAVVVIGGLVSSTFLTLLVLPTLYNLVEGARERRLARRAARATHEDDAPEVVAEDGHPLSRRELRDRH; encoded by the coding sequence GTGTCGTATCTGGCCGTCCTGAGCCTGAAGAACCGCGCCCTGATCGCCCTCGTCACGATCGTCGCCGCGATTTTCGGCGGCCTCGCGCTGACGAGCCTGAAGCAGGAGCTCATCCCTTCGATCCAGTTCCCGCAGCTCGCCGTCGTCACGACCTATCCCGGCGCCTCGCCCGAGGTGGTCGAGGCCGACGTGTCGACACCGATCGAGAACGCGATCCGCGGCGTGGACGGGCTCGAGTCCACGACGGCCACCAGCACGACGAACTCGTCGATCGTCTCGGCGTCCTTCACCTACGGCACCGATCTCGCCTCGGCTCAGCAGAAGATCCTCGCCGCGATCGCGCGCATCAAGGATCAGCTCCCCGAGTCGGCCGACACCACCGTCGCGTCGGCCAGCATCGACGACTTCCCGGTCATCCAGCTCGCCGTCACCGGCTTCAGCGACGCCGAGGCCGTCCAGTCCACGCTGCAGACGAGCATCATCCCCGACCTCGAAGACGTGGAGGGTGTCAACGGCGCGCAGATCGTCGGCGGAACGGGTCAGCGGGTCACGATCACCCCCGACGCCGGCAAGCTCGCGGAGCGCGGTTACACCCAGCAGTCGATCACCGACGCTCTCGACGCGAACGGCGTGCTCTTTCCGGGCGGATCGATCACCGAGGGCGACCAGACGCTGACGGTCCAGACGGGCGCGAAGCTCACCAGTGTCGACGAGATCGCTGCTCTTCCCCTCGTCCCCTCCGATGCCGCGCAGTTCCGCGCCGGCGCCACGACGATCGCCGACGTCGCCGGTGTCGCTCTCGGGGCCGACCCCACCACGACCCTGTCGCGCGTCGACGGCAAGCCCGCCCTGACGATCGCCGTCACGAAGCTCCCGGCCGCCAACACCGTCGACGTGTCGCGCGGGGTGCTCGCCGCCCTTCCGGGCCTGGAATCCACGCTCGGCGACGGCGCCACCTTCACCGTCGTGTTCGATCAGGCCCCCTTCGTGGAGCAGTCGATCGAGGCGCTGGCCCAGGAGGGTCTGCTCGGCCTCGTCTTCGCCGTCGTCGTCATCCTGATCTTCCTGATGTCGGTGCGCTCCACCCTCGTCACGGCGATCTCGATCCCGACGAGCGTGCTGATCACCTTCGTCGGGCTCCAGGCGTTCGGTTACTCCCTGAACATCCTGACCCTCGGCGCTCTCACCATCGCGATCGGTCGCGTCGTCGACGACTCGATCGTGGTCATCGAGAACATCAAGAGGCACTACGTCGGTGACGCCGAGAAGATCCCGACCATCGTCCGCGCCGTGCGCGAAGTGGCGGCCGCGATCACGGCATCCACGATCACCTCGGTCGCGGTGTTCCTCCCGATCGCGTTCGTGGGCGACGTGACCGGCGAGCTCTTCCGGCCCTTCTCGCTCACCGTCACGATCGCGATGGCCGCATCGCTCCTGGTGTCGCTGACGATCGTGCCGGTGCTGGCGTCGTGGTTCCTCAAACCGGGCAAGGTCATCCGGGATGCCGAGGGCAACCCGATCGACCCCGAGGCCGCCGACGCGCCGCCCTCGCGCCTGCAGAAGGGGTACGTGCCCATCCTCCGGTGGACGCTGAAGCACTCCTGGGTCACGCTCACCGTGGCCGTGCTGGTGCTCGGCGGCACCCTCGCCGCTGTGCCCCTGCTCAAGACCGATTTCCTCGGGGACTCGGGACAGAACACCTTCACCGTGACCCAGAAGATCGGGTCCGCTCCGAGCCTGGATGCCGAAGACGCCGCCGCGCAGAAGGTCGAGGCCGTGCTCCTCGACACCCCCGGTGTCGAGACCGTGCAGACCTCGATCGGCTCGAGTGGATCCGCCCTCCGGGACGCGTTCTCGGGCGGCGGATCGGGCATCACCTACTCGATCACCTCGCAGGCGGGCGTCGACCAGGTCGACCTCCGCGAGCGGGTGCGCACCGAGCTCGAGGGGATCACGGATGCCGGCGAGATCGAGGTCGCCGCCTCGGGCGGCGGCCTGGGGTCCACCGACATCACCGTCGACGTGACCGCCGCCGACGGCCAGTCCCTCCAGGAGGCGAACGACGCCGTCGTCGCGGGCCTGCAGGGCAAGGACGGCATCGGGCAGGTCACCAGCAGCCTCTCCGCGTCGCTACCGTTCGTCTCGGTGCGTGTCGACCGCGCGGCTGCGGCCGAACGCGGGCTGTCGGAGCGCACGGTCGGCGCGCTCGTGTCCAACACGATGCAGCCGCGCCAAGCCGGCACCGTCGAGATCAACGGCCGCGGCGTGACGGTGTACGTCGCCGCGGAGAATCCGCCCGCGACGGTCGACGCGCTGCGCGCCCTCGAGATCCCGAGCGCCGGCGGGACCGTACGCCTCGATGAGATCGCGACGGTCGAGCAGAGCCAGACGCCCCCGTCGATCACGACCGCGCGGGGCCTGCGCACCGCGACGGTGACCGTCACCCCCACGACCGATGACCTGGGCAGCTCTTCGTCGAGCGTGAACGCGGCGCTCGCCGACGTGCAGCTCCCGGAGGGGGCGACGGCGAAGGTCGGTGGCGCGGTCACCGATCAGCAGGATGCCTTCGGGCAGCTGGGTCTCGCGCTGCTGGCCGCGATCCTCATCGTCTACGTCGTCATGGTGGCGACGTTCAAGTCACTGCGTCAGCCGCTCGAGCTCTTGGTGTCCGTGCCGTTCGCCGCGACCGGAGCGATCCTCCTGCTGCTGGTGACCGGGGTGCCGCTGGGCGTGGCCGGCATGATCGGCGCCCTGATGCTCGTCGGCATCGTCGTGACCAACGCGATCGTGCTCATCGACCTCGTGAACCAGTACCGCGCGCGGGGTCTCAGCGTTCACGATGCCACCATCGTCGGCGGCTCACGGCGTCTGCGCCCGATTCTGATGACCGCGCTCGCCGCGATCTTCGCCCTCGTGCCGATGGCGCTGGGCATCACCGGGCACGGCGGGTTCATCTCGCAGCCGTTGGCCGTCGTGGTGATCGGCGGGCTGGTGTCGTCGACGTTCTTGACGCTGCTGGTGCTGCCCACGCTGTACAACCTCGTCGAGGGAGCGCGGGAGCGACGCCTCGCCCGGCGTGCGGCGCGCGCGACGCATGAGGACGACGCGCCGGAGGTCGTTGCAGAGGATGGACACCCGCTGAGCCGACGCGAGCTGCGCGACCGGCACTGA